The Amycolatopsis sp. DG1A-15b genome contains the following window.
CTGGGGCGCCGCCTGGGGTTCGTACTACGGCGGCGCGTGGTCCGGCCTGCTGGCCGCGCTGCTGTTCGGCGCACTGGGCGGGCTGCTGCACGCGGTGGCGACGGTGACGTTCAACGTCAACCACATCGTCTCCGGCGTCGCGATCAACCTGCTCGGCCTCGGCGTCACGAAGTACCTGGCGAACCTGATCTTCGCGCCGATCTCGGGCAACCCGCGGCAGTCGCCGGTGGTGCCGAAGTTCGACACCTACTCGGCGACGTTCCTCTCGGACTGGCTGGGCGACCTGGAGAAGCAGCAGCGCGTCGGGATCTCCGATGTTGCCGGCATCCTGCGCGGCCTGGTCACCGAGGTGGCGCCGCTGACGATGCTCGCGATCATCCTGGTGCCGGTGAGCTTCTGGGTGCTCTGGAAGACCCGGTTCGGCTTGCGGCTGCGGTCCTGCGGCGAAAACCCGGTCGCGGCCGAGTCCCTCGGCGTGAACGTGTACCTGCACAAGTACGTGGCCGTGATCATCTCGGGCGCGTTCGCCGGCATGGGTGGCGCCTCGCTGGTGCTGCTGCGCGGCGGCGCGGACTACCTGGAGAACCAGACGAACGGCCGCGGGTACATCGGCCTCGCGGCGATGATCTTCGGCAACTGGCGGCCGGGCGGCCTGCTCGGCGGCGCGGCGCTGTTCGGCTACGCGGACGGCCTGCAGCTCGCCGGCGGCGGCGAAGCGGTGCTCGCGCTGCTGTACGGCGCGGTGATCCTGGTCGCCGTGATCGTCGTCGTTCAGCTGTTCCGGAAGCAGTGGATCGCGGCCGGGCTCGGCGTCGTCGGCGCGGGCGTGCTGTACGCGATCTACTGGGCCAACGACACGCTGCCGTCGGACCTGATCCCGTACACCGCGCACTTCGTGACGCTCATCGTGCTGGCCGTGGCTTCGCAGCGGCTGCGGCCGCCGAAGGCCGACGGCCAGCCGTACCGGCGGGGTGAAGACTGATGTCCACAGTAGACTGGGATGCGCTCCGCTCTCGCGCGATCGAGGCCGCTTCCCACGCGTACGCGCCATATTCTGGCCTGCACGTGGGGGTGGCCGGGATCGTCGACGACGGCCGGGTGGTGACCGGGTGCAACGTCGAAAACGCTTCCTACGGGCTCGGGCTGTGCGCGGAGTGCACGATGGCCGGGCAGCTGCGGCTGTCCGGCGGCGGGCGCCTGGTCGCCGTGGCGTGCCGCAGTGGCGCTGGTGACCTGCTGATGCCGTGCGGACGCTGCCGGCAGATCCTGTTCGAGCTGGGCGGGTCTTCCTGCCTGGTGGACACGCCGAGCGGGATCCTGCCGATGTCCGACGTCCTGCCGGACGCCTTCGGCCCGGACGACCTGCCGTGAGCGGGTTCGCGGCGGTCGACGTCATCCGGGCGAAGCGGGACGGCGGCACGCTTTCCGACGAGCAGATCGACTGGGTCGTCGACGCCTACACGCGCGGTGAGGTCGCCGAAGAGCAGATGTCGGCGCTGGCCATGGCGATCTTCCTGCGGGGGATGACTTCGGCCGAGATCTCCCGCTGGACGCACGCGATGATCGAGTCCGGCGAGCGGCTGTCGCTTTCCGTTACCCGGCCCACTGTCGACAAGCATTCGACGGGCGGTGTCGGCGACAAGATCACGCTGCCGCTGGCGCCGCTGGTGGCGGCGTGCGGTGCGGCGGTGCCGCAGCTGTCCGGGCGCGGGCTCGGCCACACGGGCGGGACGCTCGACAAGCTGGAGTCGATTCCCGGCTGGCGGGCTGCACTGTCCACTTCGGAAATCCTGGCTCAGCTGGAGGACGTCGGCGCCGTGGTCTGCGCGGCGACGTCCGGGCTGGCGCCGGCCGACAAGAAGCTGTACGCGCTGCGGGACGTGACGTCGACGGTGGAGTCGATCCCGCTGATCGCCAGCTCGATCATGAGCAAGAAGATCGCCGAAGGCGCGTCCGGGCTGGTCCTGGACGTGAAGTTCGGGTCGGGCGCGTTCATGAAGACCCTCGACCAGGCGCGGGCGCTGGCTGGTGCCTTGACCTCGATCGGTGCCGACCACGGCGTCCCGACGACGGCGTTGCTGACCGACATGAACGTCCCGCTGGGCCGGGCGGTCGGGAACGCGGTGGAGGTCGCGGAGTCGGTCGACGTGCTCCAGGGCGGTGGGCCCGCGGACGTCGTCGAACTGACGCTCGCCTTGGCGCGGGAGATGCTGGCTCTCGCCGATCTCGACGTGGACCCGGCCGCGGTGCTGGCTTCGGGTGAGGCGTACGAGGTCTGGTGCCGGATGATCTCGGCCCAGGGCGGCGACCCGTCGGCGCCGCTGCCGACGCCCTCTCACGTGCACACGGTCGTCGCTCCGGCTTCGGGCGTGCTGGCTTCGCTGGACGCGTACGCGGTGGGCGTCGCGGCATGGCGCCTCGGCGCGGGCCGGGCCCGCAAGGAGGACCCGGTCCAAGCGGCGGCGGGCATCCTGTGCCTGGCCAAGCCGGGGGACCGCGTCTCCGAGGGTGACCCGCTGCTGGAACTCCACACGGACACGCCGTCCGCGGTCCCGGCGGCCTTGTCCGCTCTCGATGGCGGCTTCACGATCGCTTCGTCGGCGCCCGAGCCGGGCCCGATCGTCGTGGAGACGATCCGCGGCTAGCTCGGCTGTGATGATCGTCGCGAAGATGATCACCCGTCCGAGTGACGTCTGAAGCATGAGAAGGCCCCCGCCGGGATCCGGCGGGGGCCTTCTTCGTGTGTGAGTCTTACTCCGTGGGTTCTTCGGAGCCTTCGCCCGTCTTGCCCTTCACATCGGCCGGCTTCGGGGCGCGGCCGTTGCGGGAGCTGCGGCGCGGCTGGCGCGGGGCCGGCGGGGGCGGGGAGATCTGCTGGACCGCCGGGCCGCCGCCGAGCATCAGCTCCGCGAACGTCGCCATCGCCTCGTCGAGCTGGCCGCCGATGCGGCGGACGCTCTCGTCGTTGCTCTTGCGGACCAGCGAGTCCACCGAGTCGGTGTCCGGCTGCTTCGACAGCGTGCCCTCGACCTTCGACAGCCCCGCCTTGAGCGCGCCGTCGAGGTCGCCGATGCCGGACAGGAAGCCGTCCTCCACCTTGTCGAGGCGGGAAGCCAGGTCGTCCAGGCGGGTGGTGACCGTTTCGAGGCGGTTGCCCAGGTTCTCCAGCCGGTCGGACGCGTCGATCATCTCGCCGGTCTCGGTCAGCGCGACCTTGAGCGCCTCGGTGTTGGCGTCGATCCGCTCGTGCGTGGTGCGGCCCAGCTCGCCGACGCGCTCCTGCGTGACGCGGCTCAGCTCGTCGACCTTGCCCCGCAGTTCGTGGTCGGCGTGGTCGACGCGCTCGCGCAGCGCCGCCTCGGTCTGCTCGATCCGCTCGCGGACCGGGCCGGTGACCGACTGCGGCAGCGACTCGATCTTCGCGTCCTGCTTGTCGAGGTGCCCGCCCACCTCGTCGATCCGGCGGTGGATGTTCTGGAGCTTGTCCTCGAGCCCGTCCATCCGGCCCGCGACGCCCTCGAAGCGCGCGGCGACGCCGTCGAGGCGGCCGTCGAGCTGCGCGAAGGGCTTGGCGAGCTTGTCGACGATGCTCTCGACCGCGCGGGTCAGGGCGGCGATGGCCGCGTCCTGCGCTTCGAGGCGGGACATCGTCTCGTCGAGGCGCTCGGCCAGGACGCTGACCTCGGTGCGGTCGGGCATCTCGGAGAGCCGCTTGCGGACCGCGCCCAGCGAGTCCACTGGCGCGAGGCGGGCGTAGATGTCGTCGAGCGCGTCGAAGATCTGCTGCTGCTCGCTCTCACGCACTTCGGCCGCGCGCACCAGCATGTTGCGCATCCGGTCGAAGGACGGGGCGGCAATGTGGTTGTCAGTGGTCACTGCTGTGTGTCCTTCGTCGGCGGGGAAATGGAGGGACGTGCCACGAAGCTTATCGATTGCAAAAATTGCTGTCTGTATGGCCCCCGTGAAGAGGCTATTGCGGAGGCTGCCCCCGGATGGCCGATTCGGGACGTGATCCTCAACGCTGAGGGTTAGCCCGAGCCTGAGAGTTACGGCCATGTAGGGGAATGACAACGAGGTTACCGTTGGGGGATGCCTGACGAAAGCCCTGTTCTGCCCACCGAGACACTCCGCCGCGCGCCCAAGGTGCTGCTGCACGACCACCTCGACGGCGGCCTGCGCCCGGCGACCGTCGCCGAGCTCGCCGACGCGACCGGTTATGCCGGTCTGCCCACCACCGACCCGGCCGAGCTGGGCACCTGGTTCCGCCGTGCGGCCGACTCCGGCTCACTCGTTTCCTACCTCGAGACGTTCGCGCACACCTGCGGAGTGATGCAAACGGAGGAATCCCTGGTCAGGGTCGCCGCGGAGGCGGTGGAGGACCTGGCCGCCGACGGCGTCGTCTACGCCGAGGTGCGCTACGCACCGGAGTTGTTCGTCGAACGCGGTCTGTCACTCGATGCGGTGGTCGAGGCTGTCCAGGCGGGGTTCACGGAGGGCACCCGGCGAGTGGCCGCGAACGGCGGCACCATCCGCGTCGCGACGTTGCTCTGCGCGATGCGTCAGCACGCCCGGGCGCTCGAGATCGCGAACCTGGCCGTCCGCTACCGGGACGCCGGTGTGGCCGGGTTCGACATCGCCGGTCCCGAGGACGGATTTCCGCCGACCCGCAATCTCGACGCGTTCGAATATCTGCGTCAGAACAATGCGCACTTCACCATTCACGCGGGCGAAGCCTTCGGTTTGCCGTCCATTTGGGAAGCGATTCAGCACTGCGGCGCCGAGCGGCTCGGGCACGGCGTGCGCATCGCCGAGGACGTCAAGACCGACCCGGACGGCACGGTCCACCTTGGACGGTTGGCCGCGTACGTCCGCGACCGCCGCATCCCCCTGGAGATCTGCCCGACGTCGAACGTCCAAACAGGCACCGTCCGCTCGCTCGCCGAGCACCCCATCGGCCTGCTCGCCAAGCTGCGCTTCCGGGTGACCGTGAACACGGACAACCGGCTGATGAGCGGATGCACGATGACCAGCGAATTCGCCGCGCTGCACGAGACGTTCGGCTATGGTATCGACGACTTCCGCTGGTTCACCATCAACGCGATGAAATCCGCGTTCATCGATTTCGACGCCCGGCTCGCGCTGATCGACGACGTCATCAAGCCCGGGTACGCCGCGCTGACCTGACCTCCCCGCCGAGGACCGCAACGTGGTTGCGGTCCTTAGCGGTGCCAACTATCGTTCACCATGTAGGAATAACTTCCCATAGTTTGGGACGGTGGCGAAGATGGCGCAGGTCGGAAGCGGTGCGGACGAGCAGCTTCGGACGAGTTCACGGCGGTGGCTCATCCTCGCGCTCGGCCTTGCCGCGCAGACCGCGAGCTGCTCGTTCCTCTACGGCATCCCGTTCCTGGTCCCGGCCATGCGCGCCGCCGAGGGGCTGACGCTGGCCGAGGCCGGCACGGTCGTCGCGGCACCCAGCATCGGGCTGTTGTTCACCCTGATCGTGTGGGGCGCGGCTGCGGACCGTTACGGAGAGCGCCTCATCATGGCGCTGGGCCTGGGCGTCTCGGGGTTACTCCTGGTGTACGCCGGGGTAGGAAATCACCCGGTCGGGCTCCTCTTTGGGGTGTTTTTGGCGGCCGGCGCCTGTACGGCTTCGGTGAACGCGGCGAGCGGTCGCGTCGTGATGGGCTGGTTCGCGAAGTCCGAGCGGGGCGTGGCGATGGGGATCCGCCAGACGGCCCAGCCGCTCGGCGTGGGCGTCGCCGCGTTGGGCCTGCCCCCGCTGGCCGCGCACTTCGGCTTCCGGGCGGCGATCCTGCTGCCGGCCGGGCTGGCGATCGCGGTGGCGCTGCTGGTGGCGTGGCTGGTGACGGACCCGCCCCGGCCGCCTCGCCCGGCTTCAGGGGAGAAGCCGCCTTCGCCGTACCGGCACGCGACGCTGTGGCGGGTGCACGGGGCGAGCGCGCTGCTGGTGGTGCCGCAGTTCGCGGTGTCGGCCTTCGCGCCGGTGTACCTGGTGGCCGTGCAGCACTGGAGCCCGCTGTCGGCGGGCTGGTACCTGGCGGTGGTCCAGGTGCTGGGCGCTGCCGGGCGCCTGGGGTCGGGCTGGTGGTCGGACCGGGTCGGCAGCCGCCTGCGCCCGATGCGTCAGCTGGCGGTTTCGAGTTGCCTGGTCATGCTGCTGGTCGCGCTCGGGGACGTTTCGTGGCCCTGGCTGGTGCTGCTGGCGCTGGCCCTGGCGGGGGTGATCACGGTGGCGGACAACGGCCTCGGCTTCACGGCTTCGGCCGAGCTGGCGGGCTTGGCGTGGTCCGGGCGCGCGATGGGCACGCAGAACACGGGCCAGAACATCGCGGCCTCCCTGACCCCGCCGCTGCTGGGCCTGGTGATCGGCGACAGCAGGTACGCACTGGCCTTCTGCGTGGCGGCGGTGTTCCCGGCCCTGGCGGTGCTGGTGGTCCCGGTCCGCGCCGAACACCCAGAGCCGTGACGCCGTGTCGTCCCTCTGATCACGCGTGTCGACCCGCCGATCACGAGAGTTGACTCTTCCCGCACGAGCCCCGTGGGCCCGGAGGGACGACACGCGTGATTGAGGGGTCGACTCGCGTGATTGAAGGGACGACGCGGCGAAGGCCGCCTCCCCGACCTGCGGGAGGCGGCCTTCGCCGGACCAAAACTCAAGCCACCGTCAGGCGGTTCTCGAAAGTTTCGACGAGCTTCCGCCACGCGCCCTGCTCCGCGTCGAACGGCGCCGACGGCTCCAGGCGCGTCGGGTCCGGGCGGAGGACGAAGGACACCAGCCAGCCCAGGCTTTCGTTGCCCGCCAGTGCCGTCTCGGCCGTGTCGTCGCCCGCCCAATCCGCCGCGTCCGTGATCAGCTCGACCGCCAGCTCCAGCTGGGTCGGGTCGATCGCCTCCGGGCCCTCCGCGATGTCGGCGTCCAGGCCCGTCAGGACGTACGTGTTCTCCGGGTCGACCTCGATCTCGAGCTCGCCCGCCGTCGCCTTCGCCAGGACCTCGTCCCACGTGGACACGTCCGCGAGGTCGGTGTCGGCCAGGTCCTTGCCGTCGGCGAGGGCGCGGGCGAGCGCCCCCGTGGACGTGAACACGTCGATCTCGCCCTCACTGCCCAGGAACACCGGGGCGTCGTCGAGGTAGCAGCGCAGCGTGTAGTACTCCGCGCCGGACGTGATGATCTTGATCGGGTCGATGCCGACCTCGGCCCAGAAGCCGACCGGGCCCTCGTCCTCGACCGCGTCGTCGTCCGACTCCGGAGAATCGGAGTCCAGCGCCTCGAGGTCCTCTTCGCCCTCGGCGCCGGCCTCGGCCTCCGCGGACTCCTCGTGGAACGCCGCCAGCTCCTCGGCCGTCTGCTCCAGCACCTTCTCGTCGACCTCCGGCTGGGTCACCAGGCCGTCGATCGCGTCGAGCACGGTGTCCCACTTCTGCGACACCGTCTCGGACAGGTCGTTCCACACCTGGGCGCCGACGCTTCCGGTGAACGGCAGCGTGCCCTGGTCGAGCAGCGAGAAGCCCTCGGTCGAGTCGAGGATCTCGTGGACCTCTTCGAGGTCGCAGACGTCGGCGAGCGACCGCACGATGCCGACGATCTCCGCCAGCTCCGCGATGTGCCAGACGTCCGGCTCCTCGGCGACGAGCTCCGGCACGCCGACGAGGTCGTACGTGTGGTCCTCGTCCGGGATCAGCTCCGGCACGTTCAGCGACGGCACCGCGTCCCAGGCCGGGTGGTCCAGCAGGTCGTGCCGCTCGGACGTGCGGACGAACGCGGCCAGGTGAGCGGCGTCGGCGAAGGCGTACAGGTCGTCCTCGTCGCCGAGGAACGCTTCCCACTCCTCGCCGTCTTCCCGCCAGCGCGGCGCCCACAGGGTGACGACGTCGCCCTGCGGCAGGCCGAGTTCGATCGGGATGATGTCCTGTGCCATTCCTAAGCCCTCCGGATTACCGCCCGTGTGCGCGCGAGACCGGAAGTATGCTCCAGTCGATGCGCGGTACCGCGAAGCCTACGGGTTTCCCACTCGCGATGCGATCGCCCCTGCCGACTTTGCGACGAGCGGATGGCACGATGGACGCCTGATGACTCTCACAGACCTCCTGCCTGCGGATCCCGACCCCGACGCCCTCTTCGAAGCCTTCACGACCTGGACGGCCGAACGGGGCATCGAGCTGTACCCGGCGCAGGAGGAGGCGGTGATGGAGGTCGTCTCCGGATCGAACGTCATCCTCTCGACGCCGACCGGCTCCGGGAAGAGCCTCGTCGCCGTCGGCGCGCACTTCACCGCGCTCGCCCAGGGCCGCCGCAGCTACTACACCGCGCCCATCAAAGCCCTCGTTTCGGAGAAGTTCTTCCAGCTCATCGACATCTTCGGCGCCGACAGCGTCGGGATGATGACCGGCGACTCCAGCGTCAACCCGGACGCCCCGATCATCTGCTGCACGGCCGAAATCCTGGCGAACATCGCGTTGCGGTTCGGTGCGGACGCCCCGGTCGGGCAGGTCGTCGCCGACGAGTTCCACTTCTACTCCGAGCCCGACCGCGGCTGGGCGTGGCAGGTGCCCATCCTCGAGCTGCCGAAGGCCCAGTTCGTCCTGATGTCGGCGACCTTGGGCGACGTGTCCTTCTTCGAGAAGGACCTCACCCGCCGCACCGGCAAGCCGACCGCCGTGGTCACGTCGGCGCAGCGCCCGGTGCCGCTGACCTTCCGGTACGCGCTGACGCCGCTGCACGAGACCATGTCCGAGCTGCTCAACGGCGGCCAGGCGCCGGTCTACGTCGTGCACTTCTCGCAGGCCGCGGCCATCGAGCGGGCGCAGACGCTGATGAGCATCAACGTGACGTCGAAGGCCGAAAAGGAGGCCATCGCCGAGCTGATCGGCGACTTCCGGTTCGCCGCCGGCTTCGGCAAGACGCTCTCGCGGCTGGTCCGCCACGGCATCGGCGTCCACCACGCCGGGATGCTGCCCAAGTACCGCCGGCTGGTCGAGACCCTGGCCCAGTCGGGGCTGCTCAAGGTGATCTGCGGGACCGACACGCTCGGCGTCGGCATCAACGTGCCGATCCGGACGGTCGTCTTCTCCGCGCTGACGAAGTACGACGGCGTCCGCCAGCGCCACCTCAAGGCCCGCGAGTTCCACCAGATCGCCGGCCGGGCCGGGCGCGCGGGCTACGACACCGACGGCTACGTCGTGGTGCAGGCCCCCGACCACGTCGTCGAGAACGCGAAGGCGCTGGAGAAGGCGGGCGACGACCCGAAGAAGAAAAAGAAGATCGTCCGGAAGAAGGCCCCGGAGGGGTTCGTCAACTGGACCGAGAGCACGTTCGACCGGCTCATCGCCGCCGACCCGGAGCCGCTGACGTCCAGCTTCAAGGTCACGCACTCGATGCTGCTGAACGTGATTTCGCGGCCGGGCAACGCGTTCGACTCGATGCGGCACCTGCTCGAGGACAACCACGAGGACCGCGCGTCGCAGCGCAAGCTCATCCTGCGCGCCATCGCGATCTACCGGGCCCTGCTCGCCGCCGGCGTCGTCGAACGACTGTCCGAACCGGACGAACAGGGCCGGATCATCCGGCTCACCGTCGACCTGCAGTTCGACTTCGCGCTCAACCAGCCGCTTTCGCCGTTCGCGCTGGCCGCGATCGAGCTGTTCGACCTCGAGTCGCCGAGCTACGCGCTCGACGTCGTGTCCACTGTGGAATCCACGGTGGACAACCCGCGGCCGGTGCTCTCGCAGCAGCAGTTCAAGGCGCGCGGCGAGGCCGTGCAGGCGATGAAGGCCGAAGGCATCGAGTACGACGAGCGGATGGAGCTGCTGGAGAACGTCAGCTACCCGAAGCCGCTCGAGGAGCTGCTGCAGGGCGCGTTCCACAGCTACCGGCAGGGCCACCCGTGGGTCGACGACTACGAGCTGTCGCCGAAGTCGGTCGTGCGGGACATGTACGAGCGCGCGATGAACTTCGTCGAGTACATCGGCTTCTACCAGCTGGCCCGGTCCGAGGGCCTGGTGCTGCGCTACCTCACGGACGTCTACGACTCCCTGCGCCACACGGTCCCGGACGAGGCGAAGACCGAGCCGCTGCAGGACCTCATCGAGTGGCTCGGCGAGCTCGTCCGGCAGGTCGACTCCAGCCTGCTCGACGAGTGGGAAGCCCTGCGCCACCCGGACGAGGAGGGCCCGGTCTCGAAGCGGCCGCCGTCCGAGCCGCCGGCCGTCACCCGCAACGAGCGCGCCTTCCGCGTCCTGGTGCGCAACGAGCTGTTCCGCCGGGTCGAGCTGTTCGGGCGCCGGGCGTGGAACGTGCTCGGCGAGCTCGACGCGGCGTCCGGGTGGGACGCCGAGGCGTGGCAGGAAGCGATCGAGGGCTACTTCGAGGAGTACGAGACGCTCGGCACCGGCCCGGACGCGCGCGGCCCGGCGCTGCTGCTGATCGAGCAGCTGCCGGACGTGTGGAAGGTGCGCCAGATCTTCGACGACCCGGCGGGCGACCACGACTGGGGCATCAGCGCGGAGGTCGACCTGGCCGCGTCCGACGAGGCCGGGATGGCGGTGGTCCGGGTGACCGAGGTGGGTGCGCACTAGCTCCCGGGCACCCCTCACGAAACCGGGGTCAGGATCGCCTGGGCGTCTTCACCCGCGAACCACAGCCCGATGACGAACGCCGCCGTGGCCTCCAACAGCGCTGCCCGGTCGAGACCGCCCGCCGGCACCGGCCGCGCGCCGGCGTCACGGACCAGGGTGCTCACCGCCTCCAGCGCCGCCGGGTCGTCGCCGCACAGCGGGACCGACAGGGGGCGGCCGTCGAACACCGGTGGGGTCATCCGCCAGACGTCGACGTGGGCGAGGTTGAACGCCTTCACCACGGCGGCTTCGGTGGTGATCCGCGACGCCACCGGGGTGCCGGTCAGGCTCGGGTCGTTGGTGCAGTCCACCAGCACCTTCCCGGTCAGCGGGCCCGCCTCGGCGAGCACCTCGCCGATCGCCGCGGCCGGAACCGCCAGGAGCAGCACGTCGGCGAAGGCGGCCGTCTCCTGCCAGGTGCCGGTGGACGCTCCGAGCCGCGCGGCCAACGGGCTTGCGTCGGAACGGCCGCTCACCATCAGTTCGTGCCCCGCGCGCGCCCACTGCGTGCCGAGCGCGTCCGCCATGCCGCCCGTGCCGAAGATCCCGATCCGCATGCGTCCTCCTTGTGCTTGGCTGGTACCAGTACGACGGTAGGAACCCGGGAAGGAACCGAACGGTAACCATGGACTTCCTCGCGGATTGCCGGACGCGGCTCGCGTTCGACCTGGTCGCCAACACGTGGAACCCGGTGGTGGTCTGGGCGTTGCGCGACGGTCCGCGGCGGCACGTCGACCTGCGGCGCGCCATCGGCGGGATCAGCGCGAAGGTGCTGACGGAAACCCTGCGGCGCCTGGAATTCGATGGTCTCGTCGAGCGGTGCGAAGGCGCGTACGCGCTCACGTCGTTGGGGAGGACGCTGCTGGGGCCGATCGAGGGCTTCGGGCGCTGGGCTGCCGAGCACGGCGACGACGTCGTCGCCGCTCAAACCCGAGCAGGCCGATCAGCATGACCAGCTCCACGGCCGGCAGCGGGTAGCCGAGGGCGATCCCGGCGGCGACGTCCACGGCCGGTGCGCCGATGCCCGCCACGAACACCCAGGTCGGTGCGGTGGGCGGCTTCGCGGCCGGCGACCACGACGTCTTCTTCCACGGTTTCGCGACCGAGAGCCAGGCCTGGAAGGCCAGCGCGCTCACCATCAGCGACGCCCCGGCGATCTGCGGCCAGGCGACTGCCGCGGTGTGCGCGGACTCCCGCAGCGCCCGCGAGAGCAGGAAGATCCCGGCGTAGAGCTGGGCGAACGTCAGGACGAACTTGGTCAGCACCCACCAGTGCCGGAAGTAGCCCCACGCCGTCGCGCCGGCGAGGAGCAGGCCGGTGAACGCGGAGACGTTGGCCATCGGCGCGAGCAGCACGGAGTCGAGCCGGTCGGCCATCGACGTCGCGGCGGGTGCCTGGACAGAGCTGGTCAAGGCCAGCGAGGTCAGCACGACGAGGGCGAGGGCCTGGCTCATCCAGGCCACCGAGGACACGACGTGCAGCCAGACGACGGCCTGGCGCCAGCGGGGAGAAGTCTTGGAGGTCACGGGATCCAGGCTCGCCGGGCGCGGCCGCGGGCACATCGGGCGCGACCCGGGTTTCGCCCCGGACCCGCCGAGACCGGGTGTGCGCCCGCCGGAGTACACCGAGGAGGCGGCCGTACGCCCGGGGGAGTAGGGCCGCAACCCGGAGCTCGCGTGATCAAGGGCGGATCTCGCGTGATCGGAGCCGGAACTCGCGTGATCAGCGGGGCGGGTTCTTCGCCGCCAGAGCCAGCAACGGCACTGCCGCCGCGGCGTCGGTGATCAGCGTCGAGACCATGCCGGACCGGAGAACCGCGTCCACCGCCGCGGCTTTGGGCCTGCTGTAGCCCAGGGCGATCACCTCCGGGACCGCCATCAGCTCCTCGTGGCTGATCGCCAGGACGTGGTGGGCCAGGCCGGTCGACAACGCGTTGCCGGACGCGTCGAACAGCCGCGCCGCGACCTCCGCCGTCGCGCCCCGGGCCGCGATCGCCGCGCGCTCGGCTTCGTCCAGTGCGTCGTACACCGTCGACTCGCCCGGCTGCCACGCGCCGATGCTGACCACCGCCTTCGTCAGGTTGCGGAACTGGCCGAACGTCTCCGCGATCCCCGGCTGACGCCGGAGCGTC
Protein-coding sequences here:
- a CDS encoding helix-turn-helix domain-containing protein, yielding MDFLADCRTRLAFDLVANTWNPVVVWALRDGPRRHVDLRRAIGGISAKVLTETLRRLEFDGLVERCEGAYALTSLGRTLLGPIEGFGRWAAEHGDDVVAAQTRAGRSA
- a CDS encoding DEAD/DEAH box helicase; translation: MTLTDLLPADPDPDALFEAFTTWTAERGIELYPAQEEAVMEVVSGSNVILSTPTGSGKSLVAVGAHFTALAQGRRSYYTAPIKALVSEKFFQLIDIFGADSVGMMTGDSSVNPDAPIICCTAEILANIALRFGADAPVGQVVADEFHFYSEPDRGWAWQVPILELPKAQFVLMSATLGDVSFFEKDLTRRTGKPTAVVTSAQRPVPLTFRYALTPLHETMSELLNGGQAPVYVVHFSQAAAIERAQTLMSINVTSKAEKEAIAELIGDFRFAAGFGKTLSRLVRHGIGVHHAGMLPKYRRLVETLAQSGLLKVICGTDTLGVGINVPIRTVVFSALTKYDGVRQRHLKAREFHQIAGRAGRAGYDTDGYVVVQAPDHVVENAKALEKAGDDPKKKKKIVRKKAPEGFVNWTESTFDRLIAADPEPLTSSFKVTHSMLLNVISRPGNAFDSMRHLLEDNHEDRASQRKLILRAIAIYRALLAAGVVERLSEPDEQGRIIRLTVDLQFDFALNQPLSPFALAAIELFDLESPSYALDVVSTVESTVDNPRPVLSQQQFKARGEAVQAMKAEGIEYDERMELLENVSYPKPLEELLQGAFHSYRQGHPWVDDYELSPKSVVRDMYERAMNFVEYIGFYQLARSEGLVLRYLTDVYDSLRHTVPDEAKTEPLQDLIEWLGELVRQVDSSLLDEWEALRHPDEEGPVSKRPPSEPPAVTRNERAFRVLVRNELFRRVELFGRRAWNVLGELDAASGWDAEAWQEAIEGYFEEYETLGTGPDARGPALLLIEQLPDVWKVRQIFDDPAGDHDWGISAEVDLAASDEAGMAVVRVTEVGAH